In the Scomber japonicus isolate fScoJap1 chromosome 18, fScoJap1.pri, whole genome shotgun sequence genome, one interval contains:
- the LOC128379359 gene encoding natterin-3-like — MPDDKTPDITSSRKLRQKRSSSIPGASSNLKWVYRRSGHHLPDGSVIYHNTYDNRYDYICRCRCSAGYHAKGSNTCVTTGGGDRKCTSFYVLVNKDNFEYLDWKDGSDGSVPKNSIKSCPNGKTYVGKNKYGLGMVYVPDKCLYLPWGGKVYWYWDYQVLTFSKKVAKVQMSDVQYDVNAAKKFSYPPEVMTQATTINHQCRTVKKIPHLSKTYEEEKRWDSSTEISVGVTASFEAKIPFVGSTGIELSATTTKSFSKGSSLKVSKTLGLDAEVWVPPNHTCGVRIMGHRYKTIVPYKAVLTRTYPSGTKRSTHISGVFNGVNVIDFVTHIDRCIPIPNARSCPSKKN, encoded by the coding sequence ATGCCAGATGACAAGACCCCTGACATCACCTCGAGCAGAAAATTAAGACAGAAGAGATCTTCCAGCATCCCCGGTGCTTCCTCCAACCTGAAATGGGTGTATAGGCGTTCCGGTCATCATCTCCCTGACGGATCTGTGATATATCACAACACCTATGACAATCGCTATGACTACATCTGCAGATGCCGTTGCTCAGCTGGTTACCACGCCAAAGGAAGTAACACGTGCGTGACCACTGGTGGCGGAGACCGTAAATGCACCTCCTTTTATGTCCTAGTGAACAAAGACAACTTTGAGTATTTGGATTGGAAGGATGGCTCCGATGGTTCAGTGCCTAAGAATTCAATCAAGAGCTGCCCCAATGGTAAAACATATGTTGGGAAGAACAAATATGGTCTTGGAATGGTGTATGTTCCAGACAAGTGCTTATACCTTCCCTGGGGAGGTAAGGTGTATTGGTACTGGGATTACCAGGTCCTGACCTTTTCCAAAAAAGTTGCAAAAGTGCAAATGTCTGATGTCCAGTATGACGTAAATGCAGCTAAAAAATTTAGTTATCCCCCAGAGGTCATGACCCAGGCAACTACCATCAACCATCAGTGCAGAACAGTTAAGAAAATACCTCATCTCTCAAAAACAtatgaggaagagaaaaggtgGGACAGTAGCACTGAAATATCAGTAGGTGTGACAGCTTCCTTTGAAGCCAAAATCCCATTTGTTGGCTCGACAGGTATTGAGCTTAGTGCTACGACAACAAAGTCATTCTCCAAAGGGAGCTCCTTAAAAGTGTCGAAAACCCTCGGCCTTGATGCGGAGGTTTGGGTCCCACCAAACCACACTTGCGGTGTCAGAATAATGGGACATAGGTACAAGACAATAGTCCCTTACAAAGCAGTCCTCACCCGCACATACCCCAGCGGGACAAAAAGATCAACACACATCTCTGGGGTATTCAATGGTGTCAATGTTATTGATTTCGTAACTCATATAGATCGCTGTATTCCTATACCCAATGCTAGGTCATGCCCCtcaaagaaaaactaa